In Streptococcus parapneumoniae, the genomic stretch CTTGCCGACTTAGTCGGCAGTTTTGCTTAGTCACATGATTAGAAGTAGATTTATTTTGTAACAGGCAGTATATTTGTAGCACTAAAATATAAATTCTCTTTATATTGGCCACAAGAAAAATTTTCTAATAGAACTTCTCTAGTTTTGTTAGAAAGCATTTCTTGATAAGAAATTGTTGGATTTAAATTAGATATTTTAACTGAGATTAATTCCAAATAAAAGGGAGAATCAGGGTCTTGTAAACTGATATTTACTCTATACCCAGTTAGTTTTTGCTCTTTGTCTTTAACTTCTGTCATTGACTTTACTGCAATAAAGTGTGAGCCAAATAGGTCTACAGATTGTGAAAGAACATCATTTAATTTCATAGTATTTTCCTTTCTATTGACCTCCTGCAAAAGCAGTCGGTTTGCTCTTTTTCTCTGTTGGAAAGAATACCTATTCCAACAGAGAGAAAGACCGCTATTAGTGGACTGGTAGTATGTTTCTAACTACCTGCAAAAATTCTCGTTTTGTTTTAACATCAACGAATGGAACTATTGTCAGTACAGGTTCCACAGAATTCAGCCCGTCAGCATAAAATAATGCTTCCCCTTTTCTATCTGAAACTGTAGGAACGTTTTCTAATTCGCACATGCTAAAGGCCATCTTCAATCTATCAGCACCTGGACCTCCAAGGTATAAAACTGCCGATATTTGATTTCTCAATTCTACTGGAATATTCTCAGCATTAGGGTCTTGTGTGGATAATACTAAGTGACAACCAGCCTGCCTTCCTTTACGGGCAATCAATCCTAAATTTTGTAGAATCTCATTCCAAAGTTCTTTCCCCTGTTTGCTAGAACCACAGCTATCGCGGATGGAAGCAAGTTCATCTACAAATAGAAAATTTGGTGTCATCCCTAAATCATAAGCATCAGCATTTAATGAACTATTCTGTTTGATAATTTCAAAACGTTCATTCATAATCTCAACAAATTCTCTTGATAATTTTGCTAACATTTGAGGTGAAGAGCCGACTGCTATTTGCTCCCCTAAGTCTTCTTGGAGAAGTTTTCCAATTGCAAATAAATCCGCTGCCTTACCGTCCGCTATTCCTAGGTAAGTATTATCATTAGTGCCACAACCTTTAGCTAGTGCATTAAATAAGTACCATTGTAAGGCTATTGTTTTGCCTGTTCCAGTTCGTCCATATATACCTATGTTGGTGTTTGATTTCAAGCTGAATTGCTGGGTGTTAGATAATTTAATTATCGGATTAGGAATATCTTCAAAAAATTCTCTGTTTAATGTATTACTATTGAAGACGTATTGCTCAATTTGAACTACGTGACCTAACACATATATTGTTTTGTCTATTTCTTCTTTTTTAGACAGCAATTCCAAGCCCAACGTAGGGCATAGATATTCCTCTAAATTTTTCAAGGTTTTCAGATAACGATTCCCAAATAGTGGGACACAGACAATAACTTTATTATCCTCAACGTCAAAATATAGAACTGCTGTATCTACTACTTCATTATCTATTTCATCATACAAATTTAAACTAATTAGCATATAAAACAATGCTTCTCTGATATTGAGTTTATCTCTTAAATTTGCCATAAAATTAGAACGAAAGAACCTCTCTACTAAAAAAAGAAGACTTATAAAAAACATGGAAAAGACTAGACGTGCAATAAATGGGATTGCAGCAAGCCATGAAGATACCAATAGTAAAAAAAGAAAAACTTGGATAGACAGTCTAGCAATAGTAATATTTCGAGGACGAATAAAGTAAGGGTATTTACTCTTCACACGGATTGTTTGATTTAACATTCTCATTTTTTATATTCTCCTCAGCAGAACCAGTAGGGGAAGCAATCAG encodes the following:
- a CDS encoding FtsK/SpoIIIE domain-containing protein, whose translation is MRMLNQTIRVKSKYPYFIRPRNITIARLSIQVFLFLLLVSSWLAAIPFIARLVFSMFFISLLFLVERFFRSNFMANLRDKLNIREALFYMLISLNLYDEIDNEVVDTAVLYFDVEDNKVIVCVPLFGNRYLKTLKNLEEYLCPTLGLELLSKKEEIDKTIYVLGHVVQIEQYVFNSNTLNREFFEDIPNPIIKLSNTQQFSLKSNTNIGIYGRTGTGKTIALQWYLFNALAKGCGTNDNTYLGIADGKAADLFAIGKLLQEDLGEQIAVGSSPQMLAKLSREFVEIMNERFEIIKQNSSLNADAYDLGMTPNFLFVDELASIRDSCGSSKQGKELWNEILQNLGLIARKGRQAGCHLVLSTQDPNAENIPVELRNQISAVLYLGGPGADRLKMAFSMCELENVPTVSDRKGEALFYADGLNSVEPVLTIVPFVDVKTKREFLQVVRNILPVH